In one Bactrocera tryoni isolate S06 chromosome 5, CSIRO_BtryS06_freeze2, whole genome shotgun sequence genomic region, the following are encoded:
- the LOC120777342 gene encoding flocculation protein FLO11, which yields MYVVLLLFTLSLGLTKGAVLPVTFDYDCSQIECATNTDSCPPDSIESEPAPAFDVLYGPEELMPRHDFYDEVDDLGDAVEQHFEELPMELNDGTALPVAANSTLGQLSDDRATKDLQTEKGPELVLVKRQLRFDNGPTEAIDEHERMLQICCPTMTLESLQRRRRRRYSSVEDCKCKPCRELPQCANDEVAVRVHEAKGVPGDCCPTYVCAPKKECSDGDVQPYWRDACTRCSCHGENGPELCHNECPMNEMGEIETQRSCYASDSNEPMMHGSDWYENNWCTKCHCENGERECVGSLCMPTTCSNPVKIHGQCCPQCPVGVENILIAHENSTDTSKSSQAEKELQSESTSTTTVATILDNSTTKGSPELPALATSTLTSLETSSESSTVLIAIQKQSASSEEKTELAHPSSTTTDVSTTSTDVSASTTESTTTTRSIDDIASESYFGPVVHTSTEESSTSTHEILEQTGENTTQSVLEPQADISTSTSSSNSESTSTVEPTPTPAFVSSTSETVSTETSTYEASSSKENIKEFSTTSVSMADNSSTTVAASYKEITTSTETSQETPLAIDNAESTTTTNFKPTESTTTELDSISSTTGISSTTSADSTTTISTTPLISVETSSTHLYSLSTSSPLPSTASPQTSTTFTTNSPYSSTAATQTVSTVISWYTFSTSAPSPPIPQPTVYQPSVRQFFTRPEVRYIGATVFVAFTVICALAVWKFCMPSRSERLKNHYRTVPSSEATSLSHISSTSHSSMA from the coding sequence TTACTTTCGACTACGACTGCAGTCAAATAGAATGTGCAACGAATACCGACAGCTGCCCGCCAGACAGCATAGAAAGTGAACCTGCGCCTGCATTCGACGTACTGTATGGACCCGAGGAGCTTATGCCACGGCATGACTTCTACGATGAGGTGGATGATCTCGGCGATGCGGTGGAGCAACACTTTGAAGAACTACCAATGGAATTGAATGATGGTACAGCGTTGCCAGTTGCAGCAAATTCGACTTTAGGTCAGCTGTCCGATGATAGAGCCACAAAAGACTTACAGACTGAAAAAGGACCTGAACTTGTGCTGGTGAAGCGTCAGCTACGCTTTGACAACGGTCCTACCGAAGCCATAGATGAGCATGAGCGCATGCTACAAATATGTTGTCCCACCATGACACTTGAGAGTCTACAACGACGTCGGAGACGACGTTATTCTAGTGTAGAAGATTGCAAGTGCAAGCCCTGCAGGGAACTACCGCAGTGTGCGAACGATGAAGTTGCCGTAAGAGTGCACGAGGCTAAAGGTGTACCAGGTGACTGTTGTCCAACTTACGTCTGCGCACCGAAAAAAGAATGTAGCGATGGCGATGTCCAACCCTACTGGCGTGATGCATGCACACGTTGCAGCTGCCATGGTGAAAATGGACCTGAACTTTGCCACAATGAGTGCCCCATGAATGAGATGGGCGAGATTGAAACACAGCGCAGTTGTTACGCTTCCGATTCGAATGAGCCCATGATGCATGGCAGCGATTGGTATGAGAATAATTGGTGCACCAAATGTCATTGTGAAAATGGTGAGCGTGAATGTGTAGGAAGTTTGTGTATGCCCACCACTTGCAGTAACCCCGTAAAAATACATGGACAATGTTGTCCACAGTGTCCGGTGGGTGTGGAAAATATATTGATTGCCCACGAGAACTCGACAGACACAAGTAAATCTAGCCAAGCTGAGAAAGAATTGCAAAGTGAATCTACAAGCACAACAACTGTAGCCACAATACTTGATAACAGTACCACTAAAGGCTCTCCGGAACTTCCTGCGCTAGCCACTTCCACTTTGACTTCCTTAGAGACGTCCTCAGAATCTTCAACAGTGCTTATTGCTATCCAAAAGCAGTCAGCGAGTAGTGAAGAGAAAACGGAGCTTGCACACCCTTCAAGTACAACCACTGACGTATCTACGACTAGCACTGACGTATCGGCGAGTACCACTGAATCCACAACCACCACAAGAAGCATTGATGATATTGCATCCGAGTCTTACTTCGGTCCTGTGGTCCATACATCCACTGAGGAGAGTAGTACTTCGACACATGAAATATTAGAACAAACTGGTGAAAATACAACGCAGTCTGTATTGGAACCACAAGCTGATATTTCTACGTCTACTTCTTCCTCAAATTCGGAATCGACATCCACTGTTGAACCAACACCGACGCCTGCATTTGTAAGCAGCACTAGCGAAACAGTTTCTACGGAAACTTCTACATACGAAGCGTCAAGCAGTAAAGAGAATATCAAGGAGTTCAGTACGACAAGCGTTTCAATGGCTGACAACTCTTCGACTACGGTTGCTGCTTCTTATAAAGAAATTACAACATCCACGGAAACTTCACAAGAAACACCGCTCGCCATTGATAATGCTGAGTCTACAACAACCACAAACTTCAAGCCAACTGAATCGACGACAACCGAACTAGATTCCATTAGTTCCACAACCGGAATTTCTAGTACCACTTCAGCTGATTCAACTACAACCATATCAACGACACCTTTAATATCTGTGGAGACAAGCTCTACACATCTTTACAGTCTCTCAACCAGCTCGCCTCTTCCCAGCACCGCAAGTCCACAAACATCCACCACTTTTACCACAAATTCACCATATTCCAGCACCGCAGCAACACAAACCGTTTCAACTGTCATCTCTTGGTACACATTCTCAACATCGGCACCCTCACCGCCCATACCACAACCCACCGTCTATCAGCCCAGTGTACGACAGTTCTTCACACGTCCCGAGGTGCGTTATATAGGCGCAACAGTATTTGTCGCTTTCACAGTCATATGCGCGCTGGCGGTGTGGAAATTTTGTATGCCATCACGTAGCGAAAGACTAAAAAATCATTATCGGACGGTGCCCAGCTCGGAAGCGACCAGTTTGAGTCACATCTCTAGTACGTCGCACTCTTCCATGGCATAG
- the LOC120777343 gene encoding uncharacterized protein LOC120777343: MTSTKRSVRQSHKKPVTHEVKDVESGVPLRTLESIYDSKHMFFSQEDFQGWYEEMWSASDIKQKSKMQLSRTTLLRLDYLQFKAARTIQKYLRRWYYQRIYQRKRTAAIRLQFEWRKFYRRHNTYRKLEEETQAVVEQYYFRQAQKIQALWRGWYTRQYIHDHSQLLKSQVLTAEELLQCVAFKLHHMMRTYQIPGVYSLRNSHCLSKVEKLLAAMSFKQHNKYVRQLRAKLENQTNIARKKFEHSSYNTLIPYPGPNVHGYCDPKCEILEKSKDVDRRMYNILNMYEQAAKAQLRDKHRAVKKRRRSVERKEKKATGSAKSKIAPRKPSIVEKKTDFCEDIVNSMKRWSILRDNNVTVDPDIFRRPEMLENFLHEIESIYNMMQEHCHCKIKILEQLCH, encoded by the exons ATGACTTCTACTAAGAGATCTGTGCGTCAATCTCACAAAAAGCCGGTTACCCACGAGGTTAAGGACGTCGAATCGGGCGTACCTTTACGTACGCTGGAGAGCATTTACGATTCCAAACATATGTTTTTCTCGCAGGAAGATTTCCAAGGCTG GTATGAAGAAATGTGGTCCGCTTCAGACATTAAACAGAAATCTAAAATGCAGTTGTCACG CACAACGCTACTACGCTTAGACTATCTGCAGTTTAAGGCCGCACGTACTATACAAAAATACCTACGCCGTTGGTATTATCAGCGTATCTACCAACGTAAACGTACCGCGGCCATACGCTTACAATTTGAGTGGCGCAAATTCTACAGAAGACATAATACATATCGTAAGCTGGAGGAGGAAACTCAAGCGGTAGTCGAGCAATATTATTTCCGGCAAGCGCAGAAGATACAAGCGCTGTGGCGAGGTTGGTACACACGTCAATACATACACGATCACAGCCAATTATTGAAGTCGCAAGTTTTAACCGCCGAAGAGCTACTGCAGTGTGTGGCCTTCAAGTTACACCATATGATGCGTACCTATCAAATACCCGGTGTTTATTCGTTGAGGAACTCACA CTGTCTCTCGAAAGTTGAAAAACTGCTAGCAGCCATGTCCTTCAAGCAGCATAATAAATATGTGCGACAACTGCGCGCCAAGCTGGAGAATCAGACAAATATTGCGCGCAAAAAGTTTGAGCATTCCTCTTACAATACATTGATACCATATCCGGGACCTAATGTACATGGTTATTGCGATccgaaatgtgaaattttggaaaaatctaAGGATGTGGATCGTCGTATGTAcaatatcttaaatatgtacgAACAAGCCGCCAAAGCCCAATTACGTGACAAGCATCGAGCGGTGAAAAAAAGACGCAGGTCCGTCGAACGAAAAGAGAAGAAAGCCACGG GCTCCGCCAAATCAAAGATTGCTCCACGCAAGCCATCTATAGTGGAAAAGAAAACCGATTTCTGTGAGGATATTGTAAATAGCATGAAGCGTTGGAGTATCTTGAGAGATAACAATGTCACTGTAGATCCGGATATCTTTCGACGTCCGGAGATGTTGGAGAATTTCTTGCATGAAATCGAGTCCATATATAATATGATGCAGGAGCATTGtcattgtaaaattaaaattctagaACAATTATGCCACTGA
- the LOC120779103 gene encoding hydroxyacylglutathione hydrolase-like protein: MCSLFGRGLAHYIYNNALHARRAWANCKSAKPTTPAATEPHSKIVDVCCEGMVVKIIPARSNNYMYLITDLPTGCTAAIDLSDNKILFEILKKENLKLSFAFITHHHEDHSAGTQELADACPDVKICAGDERIKSVNHCVKDCEQLKLGEMTMNCMHTPCHTVGHYCYFVECGAGGPPALFTGDTLFQGGCGGFDEGTPDQMYAIVKRFLELPKETRIFGGHENTILNLRFAQCVEPENSSIGARLWWAQKQRENKLPTPPSLLCEERTFNPFLRVDHPDVQHYTGDTDPSYVLFCLRKQRDAFK, from the exons ATGTGCTCACTATTTGGGCGTGGCTTAGCccattatatatataacaacG CGTTGCATGCACGTCGTGCGTGGGCCAATTGCAAATCAGCTAAACCAACCACACCCGCTGCAACCGAACCGCACAGCAAAATTGTAGATGTGTGTTGTGAAGGTATGGTAGTTAAGATAATACCGGCACGCAGCAATAACTATATGTATTTG ATAACTGATTTGCCCACCGGTTGTACGGCCGCAATCGATCTCTCCGATAACAAAATTCTCTTTGAAAtacttaaaaaggaaaatttaaagCTTTCCTTTGCTTTTATAACACACCATCATGAGGATCATTCAGCCGGTACGCAAGAGCTGGCCGATGCGTGTCCCGATGTGAAAATATGCGCTGGTGATGAGCGCATCAAATCTGTTAATCATTGTGTTAAGGATTGTGAGCAATTAAAATTGGGCGAGATGACTATGAATTGTATGCACACACCTTGCCACACCGTGGgtcattattgttattttgtcgAGTGTGGTGCGGGTGGACCGCCAGCACTTTTTACAGGCGACACACTTTTCCAAGGTGGCTGTGGTGGTTTTGATGAGGGCACGCCAGATCAAATGTATGCAATTGTAAAACGTTTCCTTGAATTACCCAAAGAGACGCGTATCTTTGGTGGCCATGAGAATACAATCCTAAATCTACGTTTTGCTCAATGCGTTGAACCAGAGAACTCTAGTATTGGCGCACGTTTATGGTGGGCACAGAAGCAGCGTGAAAATAAATTACCCACACCGCCCTCATTGCTGTGTGAAGAAAGAACCTTTAATCCATTTTTGCGCGTTGATCATCCGGATGTGCAGCATTACACCGGCGATACAGATCCGAgttatgtattattttgtttgcgCAAACAACGAGATGCTTTCAAGTAG
- the LOC120779102 gene encoding hydroxyacylglutathione hydrolase, mitochondrial isoform X3 — MQMISAAHKVQKLIKVGINRMHSSVEDVQLNSLHIKVLPALQDNFMYLIIDSSTKEAAIVDPVDPESVLAAVREENVHLTKVLTTHHHWDHAGGNEKLVKLYGKPLAVYGGDERIGALTNKVTQDDKFEIGNLKVSCLFTPCHTTGHICYFVESPNSDDRAVFTGDTLFQGGCGRFFEGTPDQMYSALCQKLSSLPEDTKVFCGHEYTLQNMAYARHVEPMNERIMKRIEWAKLRRATNAPTVPSTIGEEKSWNPFMRVHEPNVQKHAGEQDPIKTMGSLRKEKDNFKA, encoded by the exons ATGCAAATGATCAGTGCAGCTCAtaaag tacaaaaattaatcaaagtTGGTATAAACAGGATGCATAGCTCTGTAGAAGATGTGCAGCTGAACTCACTACACATAAAGGTGTTGCCTGCGTTGCAAGACAATTTTATGTATTTG aTTATCGATAGCTCAACAAAAGAAGCAGCCATTGTTGATCCCGTCGATCCGGAGAGCGTGCTGGCTGCTGTAAGAGAAGAAAATGTGCATCTCACTAAAGTTTTAACTACACACCATCATTGGGATCATGCCGGTGGTAATGAAAAGCTAGTAAAACTTTATGGCAAACCATTAGCTGTATATGGTGGCGACGAACGCATTGGAGCACTTACAAATAAAGTCACGCAAGAtgataaatttgaaattggTAATCTTAAAGTGAGTTGCCTTTTCACGCCCTGTCACACCACAGGACACATCTGTTACTTCGTTGAATCGCCAAATAGTGACGACAGAGCAGTTTTTACCGGTGACACCCTTTTCCAAGGTGGCTGTGGACGTTTCTTTGAAGGCACACCGGATCAAATGTACTCAGCGTTGTGCCAGAAACTATCTTCTTTGCCGGAAGACACCAAAGTCTTTTGTGGTCACGAGTATACGTTACAGAATATGGCATATGCGCGTCATGTCGAACCCATGAATGAGCGGATTATGAAACGTATAGAATGGGCAAAGTTGCGACGTGCTACCAACGCACCAACTGTACCGTCAACTATTGGCGAGGAGAAATCCTGGAATCCATTCATGCGTGTACATGAGCCTAATGTACAGAAACATGCTGGCGAGCAAGATCCCATTAAAACAATGGGCAGTTTACGCAAAGAGAAGGATAACTTTAAAGCTTAA
- the LOC120779102 gene encoding hydroxyacylglutathione hydrolase, mitochondrial isoform X4 codes for MHSSVEDVQLNSLHIKVLPALQDNFMYLIIDSSTKEAAIVDPVDPESVLAAVREENVHLTKVLTTHHHWDHAGGNEKLVKLYGKPLAVYGGDERIGALTNKVTQDDKFEIGNLKVSCLFTPCHTTGHICYFVESPNSDDRAVFTGDTLFQGGCGRFFEGTPDQMYSALCQKLSSLPEDTKVFCGHEYTLQNMAYARHVEPMNERIMKRIEWAKLRRATNAPTVPSTIGEEKSWNPFMRVHEPNVQKHAGEQDPIKTMGSLRKEKDNFKA; via the exons ATGCATAGCTCTGTAGAAGATGTGCAGCTGAACTCACTACACATAAAGGTGTTGCCTGCGTTGCAAGACAATTTTATGTATTTG aTTATCGATAGCTCAACAAAAGAAGCAGCCATTGTTGATCCCGTCGATCCGGAGAGCGTGCTGGCTGCTGTAAGAGAAGAAAATGTGCATCTCACTAAAGTTTTAACTACACACCATCATTGGGATCATGCCGGTGGTAATGAAAAGCTAGTAAAACTTTATGGCAAACCATTAGCTGTATATGGTGGCGACGAACGCATTGGAGCACTTACAAATAAAGTCACGCAAGAtgataaatttgaaattggTAATCTTAAAGTGAGTTGCCTTTTCACGCCCTGTCACACCACAGGACACATCTGTTACTTCGTTGAATCGCCAAATAGTGACGACAGAGCAGTTTTTACCGGTGACACCCTTTTCCAAGGTGGCTGTGGACGTTTCTTTGAAGGCACACCGGATCAAATGTACTCAGCGTTGTGCCAGAAACTATCTTCTTTGCCGGAAGACACCAAAGTCTTTTGTGGTCACGAGTATACGTTACAGAATATGGCATATGCGCGTCATGTCGAACCCATGAATGAGCGGATTATGAAACGTATAGAATGGGCAAAGTTGCGACGTGCTACCAACGCACCAACTGTACCGTCAACTATTGGCGAGGAGAAATCCTGGAATCCATTCATGCGTGTACATGAGCCTAATGTACAGAAACATGCTGGCGAGCAAGATCCCATTAAAACAATGGGCAGTTTACGCAAAGAGAAGGATAACTTTAAAGCTTAA
- the LOC120779102 gene encoding hydroxyacylglutathione hydrolase, mitochondrial isoform X2, which yields MLSAAWRNVQQGVVRNLTATYFRVQKLIKVGINRMHSSVEDVQLNSLHIKVLPALQDNFMYLIIDSSTKEAAIVDPVDPESVLAAVREENVHLTKVLTTHHHWDHAGGNEKLVKLYGKPLAVYGGDERIGALTNKVTQDDKFEIGNLKVSCLFTPCHTTGHICYFVESPNSDDRAVFTGDTLFQGGCGRFFEGTPDQMYSALCQKLSSLPEDTKVFCGHEYTLQNMAYARHVEPMNERIMKRIEWAKLRRATNAPTVPSTIGEEKSWNPFMRVHEPNVQKHAGEQDPIKTMGSLRKEKDNFKA from the exons ATGTTATCGGCCGCTTGGAGAAACGTACAGCAGGGTGTTGTACGCAATCTGACCGCTACATATTTTCGAG tacaaaaattaatcaaagtTGGTATAAACAGGATGCATAGCTCTGTAGAAGATGTGCAGCTGAACTCACTACACATAAAGGTGTTGCCTGCGTTGCAAGACAATTTTATGTATTTG aTTATCGATAGCTCAACAAAAGAAGCAGCCATTGTTGATCCCGTCGATCCGGAGAGCGTGCTGGCTGCTGTAAGAGAAGAAAATGTGCATCTCACTAAAGTTTTAACTACACACCATCATTGGGATCATGCCGGTGGTAATGAAAAGCTAGTAAAACTTTATGGCAAACCATTAGCTGTATATGGTGGCGACGAACGCATTGGAGCACTTACAAATAAAGTCACGCAAGAtgataaatttgaaattggTAATCTTAAAGTGAGTTGCCTTTTCACGCCCTGTCACACCACAGGACACATCTGTTACTTCGTTGAATCGCCAAATAGTGACGACAGAGCAGTTTTTACCGGTGACACCCTTTTCCAAGGTGGCTGTGGACGTTTCTTTGAAGGCACACCGGATCAAATGTACTCAGCGTTGTGCCAGAAACTATCTTCTTTGCCGGAAGACACCAAAGTCTTTTGTGGTCACGAGTATACGTTACAGAATATGGCATATGCGCGTCATGTCGAACCCATGAATGAGCGGATTATGAAACGTATAGAATGGGCAAAGTTGCGACGTGCTACCAACGCACCAACTGTACCGTCAACTATTGGCGAGGAGAAATCCTGGAATCCATTCATGCGTGTACATGAGCCTAATGTACAGAAACATGCTGGCGAGCAAGATCCCATTAAAACAATGGGCAGTTTACGCAAAGAGAAGGATAACTTTAAAGCTTAA
- the LOC120779102 gene encoding hydroxyacylglutathione hydrolase, mitochondrial isoform X1, translating into MLSAAWRNVQQGVVRNLTATYFRGVCSGVRPLAGASALVLATNRQCPEFVSLQRNDNKIQKLIKVGINRMHSSVEDVQLNSLHIKVLPALQDNFMYLIIDSSTKEAAIVDPVDPESVLAAVREENVHLTKVLTTHHHWDHAGGNEKLVKLYGKPLAVYGGDERIGALTNKVTQDDKFEIGNLKVSCLFTPCHTTGHICYFVESPNSDDRAVFTGDTLFQGGCGRFFEGTPDQMYSALCQKLSSLPEDTKVFCGHEYTLQNMAYARHVEPMNERIMKRIEWAKLRRATNAPTVPSTIGEEKSWNPFMRVHEPNVQKHAGEQDPIKTMGSLRKEKDNFKA; encoded by the exons ATGTTATCGGCCGCTTGGAGAAACGTACAGCAGGGTGTTGTACGCAATCTGACCGCTACATATTTTCGAGGTGTGTGCAGTGGCGTACGCCCGCTCGCTGGTGCGAGCGCACTTGTACTTGCCACCAACCGGCAATGTCCGGAATTTGTGTCGCTGCAACGAAATGACAACAAAA tacaaaaattaatcaaagtTGGTATAAACAGGATGCATAGCTCTGTAGAAGATGTGCAGCTGAACTCACTACACATAAAGGTGTTGCCTGCGTTGCAAGACAATTTTATGTATTTG aTTATCGATAGCTCAACAAAAGAAGCAGCCATTGTTGATCCCGTCGATCCGGAGAGCGTGCTGGCTGCTGTAAGAGAAGAAAATGTGCATCTCACTAAAGTTTTAACTACACACCATCATTGGGATCATGCCGGTGGTAATGAAAAGCTAGTAAAACTTTATGGCAAACCATTAGCTGTATATGGTGGCGACGAACGCATTGGAGCACTTACAAATAAAGTCACGCAAGAtgataaatttgaaattggTAATCTTAAAGTGAGTTGCCTTTTCACGCCCTGTCACACCACAGGACACATCTGTTACTTCGTTGAATCGCCAAATAGTGACGACAGAGCAGTTTTTACCGGTGACACCCTTTTCCAAGGTGGCTGTGGACGTTTCTTTGAAGGCACACCGGATCAAATGTACTCAGCGTTGTGCCAGAAACTATCTTCTTTGCCGGAAGACACCAAAGTCTTTTGTGGTCACGAGTATACGTTACAGAATATGGCATATGCGCGTCATGTCGAACCCATGAATGAGCGGATTATGAAACGTATAGAATGGGCAAAGTTGCGACGTGCTACCAACGCACCAACTGTACCGTCAACTATTGGCGAGGAGAAATCCTGGAATCCATTCATGCGTGTACATGAGCCTAATGTACAGAAACATGCTGGCGAGCAAGATCCCATTAAAACAATGGGCAGTTTACGCAAAGAGAAGGATAACTTTAAAGCTTAA
- the LOC120779099 gene encoding uncharacterized protein LOC120779099, with translation MSDTPHERNSTSKTNLIEVQHVGVTAKLSSPLKNLLQSSLSSTETENGQLPYHDHHGNKLKYNKFSNDTQAETETTTDNPSKLLYEMHAVPEVSTRQPGKRHPTPSKIEFQLYKTASRRVPHRSKSTPVTMLKCSVKKSKRKLFADHKGASKKPTSQCTCRAHHGNSDNTIFQRLRHSLDNMRAARPHISKPKTPMSRNIFDDFPEPVAPQQRKCKDDFKQQQQQRDVTPPPTRIGIYPFEHGCAEYLRTTDYHPQLLSVVLAERATYYATRFWAEFFGSLHIGVTFIVTFLLQAYRFILVSLINTLAVGFLHMTSDYLIKPILTVVFNGFLQPPFILIYNILTSMRDILAPVAETINNFMRPVATVGRSIRLVHVSYNNKKLVKDV, from the coding sequence ATGTCCGATACGCCACACGAACGCAACTCAACCTCAAAAACAAATCTAATAGAGGTGCAACACGTTGGCGTCACTGCCAAACTGTCGTCACCGCTCAAAAATCTGCTGCAATCATCACTTTCTTCAACGGAGACGGAAAATGGTCAGCTGCCCTATCATGATCATCATGGCAATAAGCTTAAGTACAATAAATTCTCCAACGACACACAAGCTGAGACGGAAACAACTACCGATAATCCATCCAAATTACTCTACGAGATGCATGCCGTACCAGAGGTTTCCACACGCCAGCCGGGCAAACGCCATCCAACGCCTTCCAAAATCGAATTTCAACTATATAAAACGGCTTCGAGACGTGTACCCCACCGCTCAAAAAGCACACCCGTAACTATGCTGAAATGCAGCGTTAAGAAAAGTAAACGCAAACTTTTTGCGGACCATAAAGGCGCCAGCAAAAAGCCCACGAGCCAGTGTACATGTCGCGCACACCACGGCAATAGCGATAATACGATTTTTCAACGTTTACGACATTCACTTGATAATATGCGTGCTGCACGTCCGCATATTTCAAAACCCAAAACACCCATGAGCCGCAACATATTTGACGATTTTCCAGAGCCTGTTGCGCCACAGCAGCGTAAGTGTAAGGATGATTtcaaacagcagcagcaacagagaGACGTCACACCGCCACCAACACGCATCGGCATCTATCCTTTCGAACATGGTTGTGCTGAATATTTGCGCACCACCGATTACCATCCGCAGCTGTTGTCCGTTGTGCTAGCTGAACGTGCCACCTACTATGCCACACGCTTCTGGGCTGAGTTCTTTGGCAGTTTGCATATTGGTGTCACTTTCATCGTGACTTTTCTGCTACAAGCGTACCGTTTTATACTCGTCTCGCTGATAAATACGTTAGCGGTGGgctttctacacatgacttccgattatttaattaaaccaaTATTAACGGTGGTCTTCAATGGTTTTCTACAACCACCATTTATACTCATCTACAATATTCTTACTTCCATGCGTGATATTCTGGCGCCTGTTGCTGagacaataaataattttatgcgtCCTGTAGCGACAGTGGGACGTAGTATACGTCTAGTGCATGTGAGCTATAACAATAAGAAGTTGGTGAAAGATGTTTGA